One Candidatus Korarchaeum sp. DNA segment encodes these proteins:
- a CDS encoding TRAP transporter fused permease subunit, whose protein sequence is MSSSQQVEAGPTRDFKGVPKYLVMLVGISLILWCIAGALFTIETYRFRMIFLALTLLFMLLLYPPSRALVRSRVALTIDIVLASLAVISIAYAVSDEYYVYRSTIPNLYDIIFGAIILIVLIEATRRSFGKAFTIIVLFFLAYMYFGYYIPGPLSHKGYDVERIIGHMVMTLDGVYGVPLGVAASYVSLFVIYGALMDAAGAGSFWIDLTTSLMGRKSSSAGRGAVLATALLGGPQGSGVATTMSLTPVLWPTLKEAGYTAEMAAGLISAGGIGAVISPPLMGAAVFLMMEFLDVSYWDIILMVLMPTLLYYVAMFFMVEVEARKHRFRVPEISAPSLGYVLRKKGYHLISLAVLVILVGLGRSPATAALWAILTVIVTSFLSKDRRDWLTPKRLLLAIYDGAKAFVSIAVLLAAAGIITGSFTLTGLGLKVSHLIVELSGGIHILVMILAAISAIIIGLGLPITATYVVCVPIVAPALVHVGIPMHAAHMLIFYYAVLSEVSPPVALSPSAAAAMTGANAYQAMMQAWKYTLPTFLVPFMFSANKLASNLLIVGADLEGFLIATGVSLASLLLLSLGSVGYVGRDLSRVERFILIAAGSLLAFWILSIEAFLIYSLAAAVIFGRAVHGILMRKRVRVT, encoded by the coding sequence ATGTCGAGCTCCCAACAGGTTGAGGCAGGCCCTACCAGGGATTTCAAGGGAGTCCCGAAGTACTTGGTGATGCTAGTCGGTATCTCCCTGATCTTATGGTGCATCGCAGGTGCTCTATTCACGATAGAGACTTACAGGTTCAGGATGATCTTCCTGGCTCTAACGCTGCTATTCATGCTCCTCCTGTACCCCCCGTCCAGGGCACTAGTGAGAAGCAGAGTGGCCCTGACTATTGACATCGTTCTAGCCTCGCTGGCGGTTATCTCGATAGCTTACGCCGTATCGGATGAGTACTACGTCTACAGGTCAACGATCCCAAACCTCTACGACATCATCTTCGGAGCTATCATCTTAATAGTGCTGATAGAAGCCACCAGGAGGTCCTTCGGGAAGGCCTTCACGATAATAGTGCTCTTCTTCCTGGCTTACATGTACTTCGGCTACTACATACCCGGCCCCCTCTCCCACAAGGGGTACGACGTGGAGAGGATCATAGGTCACATGGTGATGACTCTAGACGGTGTTTACGGAGTTCCACTTGGAGTAGCAGCTTCTTATGTCTCTCTCTTCGTTATCTATGGGGCTCTGATGGATGCAGCTGGTGCAGGAAGCTTCTGGATAGACCTAACTACCTCGCTCATGGGTAGGAAGTCCTCCAGCGCCGGAAGGGGTGCTGTTCTGGCTACGGCCCTGCTGGGAGGGCCCCAGGGGAGCGGAGTGGCCACCACGATGTCCCTAACCCCGGTGCTCTGGCCCACGCTCAAGGAGGCCGGTTACACCGCTGAGATGGCCGCTGGCCTCATATCGGCGGGGGGAATAGGGGCCGTGATATCCCCCCCGCTCATGGGAGCCGCCGTCTTCCTGATGATGGAGTTCCTCGACGTGAGCTACTGGGACATAATACTTATGGTGCTCATGCCCACCCTGCTCTACTACGTGGCGATGTTCTTCATGGTCGAGGTGGAGGCCAGGAAGCACAGGTTCAGGGTCCCCGAGATATCGGCACCCAGCTTGGGGTACGTCCTCAGGAAGAAGGGTTACCACCTCATCTCGCTAGCCGTACTCGTGATCCTAGTCGGCTTGGGCAGGTCGCCCGCGACGGCAGCCCTCTGGGCGATCCTCACCGTCATAGTCACCAGCTTCCTCAGCAAGGACAGGAGAGACTGGTTAACCCCTAAGAGGCTCCTGCTCGCCATTTACGACGGGGCCAAGGCCTTCGTCTCCATAGCAGTACTACTAGCTGCTGCAGGTATAATAACGGGATCCTTCACGCTGACGGGCTTGGGGCTCAAGGTATCCCACTTGATAGTTGAGCTGAGCGGTGGTATTCACATCCTAGTGATGATACTGGCCGCTATCTCAGCCATAATAATAGGACTTGGCCTTCCGATCACGGCCACTTACGTCGTCTGCGTCCCCATAGTGGCCCCTGCCTTGGTTCACGTTGGCATCCCGATGCACGCGGCTCACATGCTCATCTTCTACTACGCTGTGCTTTCCGAGGTATCGCCTCCCGTGGCCCTCTCACCATCGGCGGCTGCAGCGATGACCGGAGCCAACGCTTACCAGGCCATGATGCAGGCTTGGAAGTACACCCTACCCACGTTCCTAGTCCCTTTCATGTTCTCAGCTAACAAGTTGGCCTCTAATCTCCTCATAGTTGGTGCCGATCTTGAGGGCTTCCTGATAGCTACGGGAGTGTCCTTGGCATCTCTCCTCCTCCTGTCCTTGGGTAGCGTGGGCTACGTTGGAAGGGACCTCTCGAGGGTCGAGAGATTCATCCTCATAGCTGCTGGCTCCCTCCTGGCCTTCTGGATATTATCCATTGAGGCCTTCCTCATTTACTCGCTAGCCGCGGCTGTGATCTTCGGAAGGGCTGTCCACGGCATCTTAATGAGGAAACGCGTGAGAGTCACCTAG
- a CDS encoding MFS transporter, whose protein sequence is MSKREILQVLSVTTLASFLTGINARILVVGIPELAHSLGADVEQVLWFTQAYMLGSTAVQLVIGRLSDLYGRVNLFSLGFAVFSLSALLCGFSSSPFQVILLRLIQGIGAAILMTLSLTIITDAVPSVQLGTWIGVNQTAFRAGSLIGLTLGGIILDYMSWRWLFWIYVPIGIISLLWSKLMLRERYKPTEIPKIDFLGFLTFTSSISSILLSLTLAAYGAHNLKISMLLVSLGVLLLIAFAYWETRFPSPALDLKLFKNWQFASGIVAQFLYSLAFGSVSVLLVIYLSVVRFYSPSITGLFLLPFELTFLLFGVLGGRLSDEYGYAPITLFGLTLASASLYSMSCFSSQTPPQLIAASVLLLGCGAGLFITPNASSIMASSPAERRGVTSSMRTISFNVGFALSLNLCVLVMTRFIPYDLASKLIAAGEALTGSLEIEALAKALSETFKVQSLIMASAMVFSISRLPKVSFRTPQPGA, encoded by the coding sequence ATGAGCAAACGCGAGATACTTCAAGTCCTCTCAGTGACCACGCTAGCATCCTTTCTAACTGGAATAAATGCTAGGATTCTCGTGGTAGGGATCCCGGAGCTCGCTCACTCGCTCGGGGCCGATGTGGAGCAGGTCCTCTGGTTCACCCAAGCTTACATGCTCGGCTCCACGGCGGTCCAGCTTGTAATAGGGAGGTTGAGCGACCTCTACGGGAGGGTCAACCTCTTCTCCCTAGGCTTCGCGGTCTTCTCACTATCAGCCCTCCTCTGCGGTTTCTCATCGAGCCCATTTCAAGTCATCCTCCTCAGGTTGATCCAGGGTATCGGCGCCGCCATCCTGATGACCCTCAGCTTGACGATAATAACGGATGCCGTGCCCAGTGTCCAGTTGGGCACCTGGATCGGGGTGAATCAGACAGCCTTCAGAGCCGGCTCCCTCATTGGCTTGACACTGGGAGGGATAATACTGGATTACATGAGCTGGAGATGGCTCTTCTGGATATACGTCCCTATAGGGATTATCTCGCTACTCTGGTCGAAGTTAATGTTGAGGGAGAGGTATAAGCCTACTGAGATACCTAAGATAGACTTCCTGGGCTTCCTCACGTTCACATCATCTATCTCCTCAATACTCCTATCCCTCACTCTGGCAGCCTACGGGGCCCACAACCTCAAGATATCGATGCTCCTAGTTTCCTTAGGGGTGCTCCTCCTCATAGCGTTCGCTTACTGGGAGACGAGGTTTCCATCCCCCGCCCTTGATCTAAAACTATTCAAGAATTGGCAGTTCGCGAGCGGGATCGTGGCTCAGTTCCTCTACTCCCTCGCGTTCGGTTCGGTCAGCGTGCTACTGGTGATCTACCTCTCCGTGGTCAGGTTTTACAGCCCCTCGATCACCGGGCTTTTCCTACTACCCTTCGAGCTGACTTTCCTGCTGTTCGGGGTGCTCGGAGGGAGGCTCTCGGATGAGTACGGTTACGCTCCGATAACGTTGTTCGGCTTAACACTAGCCTCAGCCTCCCTCTACTCCATGTCCTGCTTCTCAAGTCAAACCCCTCCGCAGCTGATAGCAGCTTCCGTGCTCCTCCTGGGCTGTGGCGCTGGGCTCTTCATCACACCCAACGCTAGCTCAATAATGGCCAGTTCTCCGGCGGAGAGGAGGGGAGTTACCTCGTCCATGAGGACGATCTCATTCAACGTGGGCTTCGCACTTAGCCTCAACCTCTGCGTACTCGTGATGACGCGCTTCATCCCCTACGACCTAGCTTCCAAGCTGATAGCTGCTGGGGAGGCTTTAACTGGCTCACTGGAGATCGAAGCGCTGGCTAAGGCTTTGAGCGAGACGTTCAAGGTTCAGTCGCTCATAATGGCATCTGCTATGGTGTTTTCAATCTCCAGACTCCCTAAGGTGAGCTTCAGGACCCCTCAGCCGGGTGCCTAA
- a CDS encoding TAXI family TRAP transporter solute-binding subunit produces the protein MRREGLSKGALAALIILILIILLVAAYYLTLPAPTPTPTPTETPKATVPTTTRERLVFSIATGTTGGVWYPLGGAIASVVTKYVPDTEATAEATTAALDNLRLLVAGKAGMAWCYDYHIVLLNQGKLAQVSDKPQPARLFMSFYEQPLHIVTYEGSGINTIYDLKGKRVSTGPPASGTEEQALYVLTALGIDPDKDFTREKLSPADSGAAMKDGKLDAFFWSGAVPTSSIVDLATTPGFKIKFVPISGEIADSIIAKYPAVFHKTKIPKGAYPGLEEDVETIAITAVLAVMDSFPADRLYEIAKAIFDHRDELAAAWKKATQLTPELAYKQAGEEARKYLHPGAERFFREMGVIKG, from the coding sequence ATGAGGAGAGAGGGGCTGAGCAAGGGTGCCCTCGCTGCGCTGATAATATTGATCCTGATCATACTGCTAGTGGCAGCCTACTACCTCACCCTCCCCGCCCCCACTCCAACTCCAACCCCAACGGAGACTCCCAAGGCGACGGTCCCCACCACTACTAGGGAGAGGCTGGTCTTCAGCATCGCTACCGGAACCACTGGAGGTGTCTGGTACCCGCTGGGCGGTGCCATAGCCAGCGTGGTAACGAAGTACGTACCCGACACGGAGGCCACGGCCGAGGCTACGACAGCCGCTCTGGACAACCTGAGGTTGTTGGTAGCCGGTAAGGCCGGAATGGCCTGGTGCTACGACTACCACATAGTCCTGCTGAACCAGGGGAAGCTAGCGCAGGTATCGGATAAGCCCCAGCCCGCTAGGCTGTTCATGTCCTTCTACGAGCAACCGCTCCACATAGTGACCTACGAGGGATCTGGGATAAATACGATTTACGATCTCAAGGGGAAGAGAGTCAGTACGGGTCCGCCTGCCAGCGGTACTGAGGAGCAGGCCTTATACGTCCTCACAGCTCTGGGTATAGATCCAGATAAGGACTTCACGAGGGAAAAGCTCTCACCCGCTGACTCCGGAGCCGCTATGAAGGATGGGAAGCTGGATGCCTTCTTCTGGAGCGGCGCCGTACCTACCTCCTCCATAGTCGACTTAGCGACGACACCGGGCTTCAAGATAAAGTTCGTCCCGATATCCGGGGAGATAGCGGATAGTATAATCGCCAAGTACCCAGCTGTCTTCCACAAGACGAAGATACCGAAGGGCGCTTACCCGGGACTCGAGGAGGACGTTGAGACGATAGCCATAACCGCTGTGCTCGCTGTCATGGACAGCTTCCCTGCTGATAGGCTTTACGAGATAGCTAAGGCCATATTCGATCATAGGGATGAGTTAGCGGCAGCCTGGAAGAAGGCGACCCAGCTCACACCGGAGCTAGCTTACAAGCAGGCAGGGGAGGAGGCCAGGAAGTACCTGCACCCGGGGGCCGAGAGGTTCTTCAGGGAGATGGGAGTGATAAAGGGATAG